CTTGGTGGCTTCTTGGGGGGAGTTTTTAATGATTTCAAAAAGCCGGGAGCTATTTTGGGCTTTTTGATAGGGGCTAGCATTATGACTTTTTATTTAAGTAGGCCATTTGAAATTATAGGAGCATTTCAAGAGCTAGCTATAGCAGCTATAGTATTTATGTTATTACCTTCAAAATTTATAGAATACACTAAAATGTTCTTTCCTTTGAATAATGATGACCTTGATGAGAAAAGGCATTTAAGTGAAATGTTAAGTAAAAGAACAGATGAGCTTTCTTTAATATTTGATGAGTTGTCTAGTACTTTTAATGAAGCTAGCGATATGCAAGCTGAGACTAGAGTAGAGATAGAAATGTTTATGGAAAAAGCTGCAAATAATATTTGCCTTGGTTGTAAAAAATATAAAAACTGCTGGGAAAATAACTTCTTTTCTATTTATAGAGGAATGGTAGAGACTTTGAGTAATATAGAAAATAAAAATGATGGAGATATGATAGAAGATAAAGACCTATCCCCTCATTTAATTAAGCATTGCCTTAGGCCATCTGCTTTAAAATATAAGCTAAAAACCATATATGATATATTTAAAGTTGAGGTATTTTGGCAAAGAAAAGTGAGTGAAAATCAGGAATTTGTTGCAGAGCAGCTTAAAGGGATAAGTGATATAATGGGTAAAATCTCTTGTGAGCTAGAACGTGAACTGAAAGGTGAAGAGGAAATAGAGTCTAAACTGATTAAAAAACTGGTTGCAAACAAAGTACCTGTACAAGCAATTGAAACCAATAAACTAGGAAATGGAAGGTTGTGTGTTAATGTCAAATTAAAAGAGTGTAGTGAAAAAGACTTGTGTGATAGACATGTAAACCAGTATGTTTCAGAAATATTAGGTGAAAAAATGATGGTAGTTAGAAATAGCTGCTTTTATAGAGCTGAAGAAGGGGCATGCAGTTTTACCCTTAGTCCCTTTAAAGCGTATAATATTATAACGGGTGTATGCCAGATTAATGACAAAAATGAACAAACATGTGGTGATAGTTACTTATCTCGCCAGCTAAAATCTGGGCAGCATTTGCTTTTGTTAAGTGATGGTATGGGCAAAGGAGAAAAAGCGAAAAAGGATAGCGAAGCAGCAATTAAATTACTCGAAAGACTTTTGAATTCGGGTTTTGATCGTAACCTTGTAATAAAAAATGTTAACTCTATCCTAAATCTTAGAAATAAAAAAGAGTCTTTTGCTACCATGGATATGGTATTAGTTGACATGTTAACTGGCGAAGGTGAATTTTATAAAGCGGGAGCTATGCCGACGTATATAATTAGAGAAAACGAAATACAGAAAGTAGAAGGAGAGTCTTTGCCAGCTGGTATATTAAATAACTTAGAACCGACGATTAGTAGGGTTAAACTAACAGAAGAGGATGTACTTGTTATGGTAAGTGATGGTGTCTTCTCTTTAGAAGATAACGAAATAGAAAAGGATTGGCTAGAAAAAGAACTAAATAACCTTAAAGACTCACCCCCCCAGGTGCTAGCTGATGAACTCTTAAGTAAGGTGGTAAGAAGGCATTATGGAGAGGTAAGTGATGATGTCACTATAATGGTAAGTAAAGTAAAAAAGAACTTTAGGCTTAAAACGGGAGTCGAAATTTTATAGTTGTATTGTAAGTGTTAGGTTGGGGTATAATTTTGTATATATTTAATATTAATATTTGCAGGATTTATTTTAATGTTGGAGAATAGACTAAAGACAAAAATAATAAAGATTACCAGGTGGCTATTGATTTATGAAAGATGAGTTTTTGGACCAAGTTAAGTATGTGATTGAAGATTTAAACTTAATACCTGAAAAATCAAAAGTTATAGTGGCGGTTTCAGGAGGGCCGGACTCGGTTGCCCTCCTTTGTGTGTTAAATCAGTTAAAAAAAGAATTAAATTTTAGCCTTCATGTGGCTCACTTAAACCATGGCTTTAGAGAAGAAACTGCTAAGGAAGATGCAGACTTTGTGAAAGGCTTATCCAACAGATTAGATGTTCCATGTACAATAAAAAAGTGGAATGTAAAACATTATGTCAAAAAGAAAAAAGTGTCACCTCAGCAGGGTGCAAGGACGCTTAGATATAGGTTCTTGGCCAGGGTAGCAGAGAAAGAAGGGGCTAACTTATTGGCATTTGGACATAATAAAAATGACCAGGTTGAAACGTTTTTCATGCGATTATTAAGGGGAAGCAGTCTTGAAGGACTAAGTGGTATTCCTATAAAAAGAAAATTAGAAGAGGAAGAGGTTTATAATCTTAATAAGAACATACACATTATTAGGCCCCTTTTGTATGTGGAACGGGAAAAAATTGAGAAGTACTTGCAAAACTTAAATCAATCGTTTAAGATTGATCCAACAAATGAAGAATCTTTATATTTGAGAAATAAACTTAGAATAGAGATACTGCCTCAGCTAGAAAAAATTAATCCTAATTTAAAAAGCCTGATCTTTAAGACAGCAGAGGGCTTATCAGTTGATAGTGATTATTTAATGATTCAATCAAATGAACTATACCATAAAGCTAGGCTTGACTCTAGAAAAGGTCTTGTTAGATTAAATACGGCTTTTTTAAAAGATGAACACACGGCTTTGGTCAGTAGAGTTTTGAAAAAGGCTGCAAAAATTGCCTCGGGTAAAGAAATAGAAAAAAAACATATTAATTATATTCAAGGAGTAATTTATAAAAAAGAAAATCAAATTATTTTACCTGGGAAGATTAAAGTATATCTAAAGAAAAATGTATTAACTTTTGTTACATTAAAGAATAAACTTGAGCAAGATTATTATGAAAAAAAATTAAATGTTCCTGGAATTACTTGCTTTGAGCCTTTAGATTGCTGTATAAAAGCTGAAATTAAAGATAAGGACAGAGCCATCACAGAAGAATTTATTGAAAAACCTCAGGAGGCTTTTTTGGATTATGATAAAATAGATAAGGGAAATATTATCGTTAGAACTCGCTTGAAAGGTGATGAATTTTATCCGTTAGGAATGAACCACGCCAAAAAATTAAAAGATTTTTTTATAGATATCAAGGTCTCAAAAGAAGAGCGAGATATTACTCCTATTGTTGCCTCAAAAGGCGAAATTGTATGGGTTTGTCCTTTTAGGATAAGTGAAAGGTTCAGAGTAACTCCAGAAACTAAAAGAATATTGCACCTAAAATTAGTTAACAAAACCGGGGAGGAGGTCTATAAATAATGGCCAGAACAGAAAAACTTGAAGAGTTAATAAGTAATGACGAAATCCAGGATAGAGCAAAAGAGTTAGCCGAAGAGATAGAAAGGGATTA
The Natranaerofaba carboxydovora genome window above contains:
- the spoIIE gene encoding stage II sporulation protein E — its product is MSFRTQSLKPYRRMYEPEKEEKNRSELKDKLGANSGKQFELLKLYLKDSISWFYVLGGFFLAQSTLIEGIFPFAIALVIALKKENSKYFLPGFLGCFVGEVIRSGVFGLLTMTAIISSLILIDYLQDKLKFKNVNWWVGVALLYAGINLVPLMPGGINNYQLYRSMFDACLMLITSVIFCQSIAQIEVQKWPKSNKKEEVIPLSFMFVLIILGMESLIVVGLSLQHIFINIIVLIFGYIAGGGIGAASGAILGSALVFSNPNPAFIGALTLGGFLGGVFNDFKKPGAILGFLIGASIMTFYLSRPFEIIGAFQELAIAAIVFMLLPSKFIEYTKMFFPLNNDDLDEKRHLSEMLSKRTDELSLIFDELSSTFNEASDMQAETRVEIEMFMEKAANNICLGCKKYKNCWENNFFSIYRGMVETLSNIENKNDGDMIEDKDLSPHLIKHCLRPSALKYKLKTIYDIFKVEVFWQRKVSENQEFVAEQLKGISDIMGKISCELERELKGEEEIESKLIKKLVANKVPVQAIETNKLGNGRLCVNVKLKECSEKDLCDRHVNQYVSEILGEKMMVVRNSCFYRAEEGACSFTLSPFKAYNIITGVCQINDKNEQTCGDSYLSRQLKSGQHLLLLSDGMGKGEKAKKDSEAAIKLLERLLNSGFDRNLVIKNVNSILNLRNKKESFATMDMVLVDMLTGEGEFYKAGAMPTYIIRENEIQKVEGESLPAGILNNLEPTISRVKLTEEDVLVMVSDGVFSLEDNEIEKDWLEKELNNLKDSPPQVLADELLSKVVRRHYGEVSDDVTIMVSKVKKNFRLKTGVEIL
- the tilS gene encoding tRNA lysidine(34) synthetase TilS, with translation MKDEFLDQVKYVIEDLNLIPEKSKVIVAVSGGPDSVALLCVLNQLKKELNFSLHVAHLNHGFREETAKEDADFVKGLSNRLDVPCTIKKWNVKHYVKKKKVSPQQGARTLRYRFLARVAEKEGANLLAFGHNKNDQVETFFMRLLRGSSLEGLSGIPIKRKLEEEEVYNLNKNIHIIRPLLYVEREKIEKYLQNLNQSFKIDPTNEESLYLRNKLRIEILPQLEKINPNLKSLIFKTAEGLSVDSDYLMIQSNELYHKARLDSRKGLVRLNTAFLKDEHTALVSRVLKKAAKIASGKEIEKKHINYIQGVIYKKENQIILPGKIKVYLKKNVLTFVTLKNKLEQDYYEKKLNVPGITCFEPLDCCIKAEIKDKDRAITEEFIEKPQEAFLDYDKIDKGNIIVRTRLKGDEFYPLGMNHAKKLKDFFIDIKVSKEERDITPIVASKGEIVWVCPFRISERFRVTPETKRILHLKLVNKTGEEVYK